The genomic DNA AGTTGAGATTGCCCGCGCCGTCATCGCGCACCAGCACCGGCGTGCCCTGCAACAAACGGTTGCTGAAGTACTCGCCTTTCCAACGTTCAGCCGGGACGTTCGCCGCACACGACGACGCTTCGTTGACCTTGATCGTAAAGGCGGCGCTGGGCGTCTTGCCGCCTTTGCTGTCTTCGGCCTGCACGCGCACGTTGTCGAACATCCCCGCCGTCGTGGGCGTGAGCCGCAATGTAGCCGTGCGTTGCGCCGGATTGGCGTTGACGATGCTGGCGAAGCCGGGCGCGTTGAGCAGCGTGAACGTCACCGGGTCGCCGTCTTCATCGGTGGCGCTGAGCGGCACATCCAGCGTTTGGCCGCGCGTCAGGGTTTGCTCGCCCAACGTCGTGGTGATGACGGGCGCGCGATTGGCGGGGCCAGCGGGCGTCAGTTTGCGCACGCGCAGATTGCCCGCATCGCCGATGAAGACACTGCCATCCGCCGCCACCGTCACGCTGGAGGGCAGGTTCAGCTTGGCTTGTGCTGCCGCGCCGCCATCACCGTCAAACCCCGCCACGCCATTGCCCGCGATGGTTTTGATCAGGCGGCTCGCGCCATCCACGCGGCGCACGCGGTGGTTGCCTTGATCCACGATGTACAAATTGCCGTTGCCATCCACGCCGATGTCGGACGGATTGTTGAACTGCGCGTTGGTCGCTGGGCCGTCTTCGCCGCCGAAATTTTGCGTGCCGTCGCCCGCCGCGGTCGTGATGGTTTTGCTAACGGCATCCACGCGGCGTATGCGCTGATTGCCCCGGTCGGCGATATACAAATTGCCTTGCGCATCAAAGGCCAAGCCGGTCGGATTATTCAAGGTGGCTTGGTTGGCCGGGCCGTTGTCGCCGCCGAAGCCCGCGCCGCCATTGCCCGCGTAAGTCGTGATGAGGCCCGTTGCGGCATCCACACGGCGTATGCGCTGATTCGCCATGTCCGCGATATAAACGTTGTTCTGGGCGTCCACCGCCAACGCGCCGGGCCGATTCAAGCGCGCCGAAGTCGCCGAGCCGAAATCGCCGACGCTGCCGCCCACGCCATTCAACGAACCGGCGAAATGCGCGATGCGTCCGTCAGCGCCGATCTTGCGCACGCGATGAAAGACGGAATCGGAAACATAGATATTGCCCTGGGCATCTTGCGTATTCACAGCCACGGCCGCGCCGCCCGTCGCGCCAAAGCTGGCATAAATCGCCGGGCCATTGTCACCGCTGTTGGCATTCGCGCCATTGCCTGCCGCCGTGCGAATAACGCCCGGCGTTGCGCCCGCCAGGAAGACGCGGCGCACGTTGCGGCTCTGCGCGTCCACGATCAGCAACTGCCCGTCTTTGTCAAAGCTGAGCGCCGTCGTCGAACGCAGTGCTGCCGTAACGGCCAAATCGCCATCGCCGCTGAAACCATACGCGCCATTGCCCGCAACAGTGGAGATGGTAAACGCTGTAACACCGCCGCCCATGCCGCCGCTGGGCGTGACCGTGATGCGGAACGAAGCGCGCCCGACATTGCCGCGCGCATCGCGGGCCGTGAAATTGACCGTCGTCGTGCCTACCGGGAACAGCGCGCCAGACGTTGGCTCCGCCGTGACGGCGACATTGCCGTCCACCAAATCGGTCGCGGTCGGCAAAAGGAATGTCACATTCGCACCGCTCGCTGAAGCGGCTGGCGTCGTGACATCCGCCGGAACGTTGGTGAGCGTGGGCGGCGTGGTGTCTTGCACGACGACCGTTTGCGCGGGTGTGGAAGTCGTGCCACCTCGATTGTCCGAAACCGCGAGGCGCAGGCTGTGCGTGCCAATACCCAAAATCACCGTGGCCGTCGCGCTCGTGGCGATTGGCGTGTTGCCGTCGAACCACGCGAACGTAATGGGGTCGCCGTCAGGGTCGCTGCCGCTGCCACTGAGGGCGACCTGTCCGCCCGCCGCTGAAGCCGCTTCAAGCGGCGAAGCCACTGCGTTGGCATTGGCCGTCGGTGGGCGGTTGTTGGGCGAAGGTTCGGTGACCGTGACGTTGAATGCCGCGCTGTTGGTGAGGCCGCCCTTGCCGTCGCTGGCCTGAATTTGCAGGTTGTTGAACGTGCCCGTTTCAGTCGGTGCGAGCCGCAAGGTCGCCGTGCGTTGCGGCGGATTGACGTTGATGAGCGTGGCGAAGGCGGGCGCGTTCTGCAACGTGAAGCCCACGCTGTCGTTGTCTTCGTCGCTGGCGCTGACAGCCAGTTCCAGCGTTTGGCCTTTGACCAGCGTTTGATTGCCGATGTTCGAGGTGAAGACCGGCGCGCGATTGCCCGGCTGGGCGTTGTTATTGGCGATGCGGCGCACACGCGAGTTGGCGCTGTCGCCGACATACAGATTGCCCAGCGCATCAAACGCCAGGCTGGACGGCATGCTGAATTGCGCCTGCAAGGCCGGGCCGCCATCACCAGCGAAGCCTTGCGCGCCTGTGCCCGCGACGGTCTTGATCACTTGGCTGCCCGCGTTGACGCGGCGCACGCGGTGGTTGCCCTGCTCGACGAGGTAAAGATTGTTATTGCCATCCACTGCGACATCGCTGGGATTGTTCAGCACGGCATTATTCGCCGGGCCGTCATCGCCGCTGAAATCTTGCGCGCCCGTGCCTGCGATGGTGCTGATGTTTTTGGTCACGGCATCCACGCGGCGAATGCGCTGGTTGTTGCGGTCGGCGATAAAGAGATTGCCTTGCGCGTCGAAGGCCAAGCCGGTCGGATTGTTCATGCTTGCCAGCGTTGCCGCGCCACCATCGCCACTGAAACTTGCGGAGCCGTTGCCCGCATAAGTCGTGATCGTGTTGGTGCTGAGGTCTACGCGACGAATGCGGTGATTGCCGGAATCTGCGATGTAAACATTGCCTTGCGCATCCAGCGCGATGGCCGTGGGGCGCGTCAGCCGTGCCGCCGTGGCCGCGCCGTTATCGCCTTGCGAACCCGAGACGCCCGTCGGCGAACCGGCGAAATGCGCGATGCGTCCGTCGCTGGCGGTAACGCGCCGCACGCGGTGGAAGCTGGCGTCAGACACATACAGATTTCCCTGCGCGTCCACCGCCACGCCGCCCGGCGCGCCAAAGCTGGCATAGATGCCCAGATTGCCATCACCCGTGTTGGCGTTCGCGCCATTGCCCGCAACCGAGCGGATGACGCCTTGCGGATTCACCGCGCGCACGTTGCGGCTCAGGCCATCCACAAACAAAACATTGTTGTTGCGATCCACGCGCAAGGCGCGCGCTTCGCGCAAGGTGGCGTTCGTCGCCGGGCCGTTGTCGCCGCTGGAGCCGGAATTGCCGTTGCCCGCCAGCGTCGTGATGTTGCCAAACACCGCTTCAGGTGCAGGGCCGCCGCCGCCCTGATTGACCGTGATGCGAAACGAAGCGCGCCCAATATTGTTGCGCGCATCTTTCGCGGTGAAATTGACGACGGTGGTGCCGAGCGTGAAGAGCGCACCCGAAGGCGGATCAGCCGTGACCGTGACCGGGCCGTCCACTGCGTCAGTGGCGGTCGGCAAGGTGAACGTCACGGTTGCGCCGCTGGCCGAAGTCGCGGCTGTCGTCACATCCGCCGGAACGTTGGCGAAGACCGGCGGCGCGGTATCTTGCACGACGACGGTTTGCGGCGTGGTCGTGGCGCTGGCGTCTTTGGCGTCGGTCGCGCGCAACGTGATGCTGTGCGAACCGAAAGCGAGCGTGACATTGGCCGTCGCCGTCGTGGCGATGCGCGTTGCGCCGTCGAACCATTGGTATGTGACCGGGTCGCCATCGGGGTCAGTGGCCGTGCCAACCAAAGTGACTTGGCGACCCGCGGGCGAATTGGCTTCGAGTGGCGAGCCGAGAGGTTGTGCGCTCACCGTCGGCGCGCGATTCACATCGCTGACCGTCACCGTGAAGCTTTTGGTGTCGGTGGCGTCGCCATCATTGGCGACGATGGAAATTTGATAGACGCCCGCATCGCTGAAACCGGGCGCGAGTTGCAAGCTGGCCGTGCCATTGTTGGCGGGTGTAAACGTAGCAAAACTTGGTTTGTTATTGATCGTCAGCGTGAGCGGATCGTTGTTGCCATCGGTGGCGCTGATGTTCACCGTTTGCGTCTGGCCTTCATTGAGCGTGACGTTGCTGATGGCCGCCAGCACGGGTGGTTGATTCGGCGTTTGCACCAATCTGCGAATGCGGTTGTTGTTGGTGTCGGTGAACAGCAGCGAATTGTCAGGCAGCGCCAGCAAGCTGACCGTGTATTGAATATCGAAGTTGCCGGTCGGATTCGGAAAATCCATGCGCGCCCGATTGGCCGCGCCGCCATCGCCGCCAAACCCGCGCTCGCCCGTGCCCGCCATCAGGCTGACCGTGCCCAGGGCATCGGTGGGCGCAACGATGCGCATGATCTGATTCGTGCCTGAGTTCGTGACGTAAATATTCCCGGCGCTATCGGTGATGACATCGCGCGGACGATTGATGCCGCGCGGCTGATCGGCGATGGCGACAAACGTCGCCCCCGACTGGCGCAAGACGCGATTGGCCTTGGTGTCGGCAATCAGCAAACGACCTTGCGAATCAAAGGCAATGCCAGTTGCGCCGTTAGTCGCGAAGGGCGTGTCACCATCCGCGCCCGGCACGCGCAAACTTTGAATTACGCCGGTCGCGCCATCCACAATGCGGATGCGGTTGCTGCCCTGATCGGCGATGTAAATGTTGCCTTGCGCGGTGACCGCGACATCGGTGGGGAAGATGACCGCGCGACTGGCCGGGCCGCCATCGCCGATGTTGCCGTTCGTGCCGTAACCGGAATTGGGCACGACATCGTTGACGCCAACCAGGTCTTTGATCTGACCGGGCGGCACGCTGATGCTGTTGGCAGGGTTGTTGGGGAAAAGCGTGACCTCGGCGTTCGAGGTGTTCAGAAAGCGGATGTGGCCGCTGCGGCGTCCGCTGACGGTGTTGGGCGGTTTGATCAGCGCGCCGTATTGCGAATCCACGATGTACAAACCATTGCTGACCGCAAACAGACCTTGCGGCGATTCGAAACTCGCCGTGATGATGCGGTCGTCATTGCGCTGGATGGTGGCGTTGTTGTTGAGCGTGACGATGTGGCCGGGTTGTACCGTGCGTTCCCAGGCCGTGCCGCCAAACAGCGTGACAGGCGTCGTGCCGCGATTGACATAACGCAGCAGGCTGATCGGCGACGGCGTCGTGTCGGCGATAAACAGATTGCCTTGCGTGTCTACGGCAATGCCGGTGGAGCCTTGCAATTCCGAACTCGTCGCCGGGATGTTGTCATACGGCCCTTCCTGTCCGTTGCCAACCACGGTGTTGATTTGCTTGGCGCCGATGCTGACGCCCGCGACGGTGACGGATGCATTGCTCAAATTGGCATAGCGCGCCCGCCGGAACAGAAAGTCGGGAATGAACAAGCCGTTGGCATCGGCGGCAAACGGCACGCTGCGCTGATCGGTGCTGCTCGGCAAGGTGATGTTGGCCGCGAGCGCCAAGCCGCCATCGCCGCAGGTGGGCCGGTTGAGCTGATCGCAAACCGTGGCGCTGTTGTCACCCACCACGGCGGTCACGGTGCCGTTGGCATCCACCCGCGCGTATTGCTGGCGATTGCCGAGCGCCACATAAATCGTCCCGTTGGGCGCGAGCGTCAGCCCCGTCGGGAAATCCAGCCGCGAGGCGATGGAAGTGATCGTGCCCGCGCCATCAATTTTGCGCACCGCGCCCGGATTGCGCCGCGCGTCGCCACCCTCGGCAATCAGCAAATTGCCCGCACTGTCAATGATCATGCCCAAGGGGCTGACGATACGCGCTTCGGTCGCCGCGCCATTGTCGCCATTGCCCGTGCCCGGTTCGCCGCCCCCGGCATACACGCTTTCCTGCCCGGTCGCGCCATCCAGACGCCAGATCACTTTGGTGGTCGAATTGATGGTCAGCGTGCTGACATAAAAGAAATCGCGCGTTTGCGGTTTGAAGGCCAGCGCCCGCAGTTCGGGCCGCGCGATGGAAAAAACCTGGCCGATCATGCCCGGCGCGGTCGTCGCGCCAAAAAAGGTGAGACTTTGCGTGCCGACGTTGATCACGCGAATCGCATTGACCAGCGGCGTGCAGATGTAAACAGCATTGCCCGACGGGTCTACGACCAGGCCCGTCACCAGCGATAAATCCACTTCGCGCGCCATGCCGAGTTCCGGTACCGCGCCGCTGCCCGCGACCAAGCCGATTTGTCCCGGCGGAATCGTCGCGCCCGCCAGTGTGACCGCGTTGGCGGTGGTATTGACGAAGCGCAACAGGCTGGAATTGTTGACTTCGTCCACCACATAAAAGCCGCGCCCCAACGGGTCGAGTGCCGTGGCCGAAGGGTAAACCATCGGCGCCTCGCGCGGCGGCACGTTGTTGGAAAAGCCGCCGCCCGCAATCGTCGAAATGATCGTGCGCGCCCCCACGCCGCCTTGTACCGGGGCGGCCAAGCCAAAGGCCGTCCCTATGCGCGCCAGGAAACCTGACACTTGTGTTTCCATCGCCGCTGCCTGGTGTGTTTGCCAAACAGCGCCGCCCACGCCGAGAGCGAGCAAAGTCAGAGTGAACCCCAACCGGCGTTGCAAACGGGAAAGCAGGTGAGGCACAGACACGCGTGGTCGCAGGTGAGGAAAACGATTCATGCAAAAACTCCTAGCGGACAGGACTACCAGGCGACGCCGGGCGTTGCGGAACAATTAATTCGGGTAATTCAGGCGGGGCTAGCAAGCGGGGTGTTCTTTGCCAGTAGCAGCGGTCAGCCAGTTCGTAGGAGAAAATCCGCCGGGATTTTCAGCAAAATAAAGCCGTGGGATCAATCAGAACGCCGTACCAGTCATTTACCAAACCCGGACACCAAACTCATTCGCCAAACACCAATGCAAGTCACTCTCTCGGTTCGTAACGTTTGCTTACTTTGCATCGTTGACCGGTGACGGGCCGGTGACAGGATGACGGGATGTGCCGATGCAAACCAGGGGTCAAATTTGTTGTGGTGCAGGGGTCTGAGGTTCGCCACAACGGCGGCCATTCAAGCGCATGTCCCAAGCGCAAGTCAAGTCATGTTTCTGCTTGATTTTACGGCTTTTGGACAAACATAAGATTAATTTGGGGACGATTACACAGACATGGCTGAACACTCTAAAAACGATGGTATTGCTCGACAAGCTGGCCTGCAATGATTTAACAAAGATAGACCTTCCTGGGAAGTTCACCATAGCTTGCAGTTACTCAATCATCCTCAATCGGCATGGTGTCGGATCAACTGCAACAAGTAATGGCCTAGTTATTCCTGCAAATGAAACTAGTACTCCATCAAGCTCCATCAAGCTGAAAATGAGGGATGTAGGGCGGGATTTAATCCCGCCCTACATCCCGGATGCGCTCTCAGCATCCATCACTTACAGCTTGATGGAGTACTAGCGCCTGCCCCGGCGTTAGATTGGGCAACCGGTTCCACAAGCCTTCGTCTACGCT from Acidobacteriota bacterium includes the following:
- a CDS encoding HYR domain-containing protein, encoding METQVSGFLARIGTAFGLAAPVQGGVGARTIISTIAGGGFSNNVPPREAPMVYPSATALDPLGRGFYVVDEVNNSSLLRFVNTTANAVTLAGATIPPGQIGLVAGSGAVPELGMAREVDLSLVTGLVVDPSGNAVYICTPLVNAIRVINVGTQSLTFFGATTAPGMIGQVFSIARPELRALAFKPQTRDFFYVSTLTINSTTKVIWRLDGATGQESVYAGGGEPGTGNGDNGAATEARIVSPLGMIIDSAGNLLIAEGGDARRNPGAVRKIDGAGTITSIASRLDFPTGLTLAPNGTIYVALGNRQQYARVDANGTVTAVVGDNSATVCDQLNRPTCGDGGLALAANITLPSSTDQRSVPFAADANGLFIPDFLFRRARYANLSNASVTVAGVSIGAKQINTVVGNGQEGPYDNIPATSSELQGSTGIAVDTQGNLFIADTTPSPISLLRYVNRGTTPVTLFGGTAWERTVQPGHIVTLNNNATIQRNDDRIITASFESPQGLFAVSNGLYIVDSQYGALIKPPNTVSGRRSGHIRFLNTSNAEVTLFPNNPANSISVPPGQIKDLVGVNDVVPNSGYGTNGNIGDGGPASRAVIFPTDVAVTAQGNIYIADQGSNRIRIVDGATGVIQSLRVPGADGDTPFATNGATGIAFDSQGRLLIADTKANRVLRQSGATFVAIADQPRGINRPRDVITDSAGNIYVTNSGTNQIMRIVAPTDALGTVSLMAGTGERGFGGDGGAANRARMDFPNPTGNFDIQYTVSLLALPDNSLLFTDTNNNRIRRLVQTPNQPPVLAAISNVTLNEGQTQTVNISATDGNNDPLTLTINNKPSFATFTPANNGTASLQLAPGFSDAGVYQISIVANDGDATDTKSFTVTVSDVNRAPTVSAQPLGSPLEANSPAGRQVTLVGTATDPDGDPVTYQWFDGATRIATTATANVTLAFGSHSITLRATDAKDASATTTPQTVVVQDTAPPVFANVPADVTTAATSASGATVTFTLPTATDAVDGPVTVTADPPSGALFTLGTTVVNFTAKDARNNIGRASFRITVNQGGGGPAPEAVFGNITTLAGNGNSGSSGDNGPATNATLREARALRVDRNNNVLFVDGLSRNVRAVNPQGVIRSVAGNGANANTGDGNLGIYASFGAPGGVAVDAQGNLYVSDASFHRVRRVTASDGRIAHFAGSPTGVSGSQGDNGAATAARLTRPTAIALDAQGNVYIADSGNHRIRRVDLSTNTITTYAGNGSASFSGDGGAATLASMNNPTGLAFDAQGNLFIADRNNQRIRRVDAVTKNISTIAGTGAQDFSGDDGPANNAVLNNPSDVAVDGNNNLYLVEQGNHRVRRVNAGSQVIKTVAGTGAQGFAGDGGPALQAQFSMPSSLAFDALGNLYVGDSANSRVRRIANNNAQPGNRAPVFTSNIGNQTLVKGQTLELAVSASDEDNDSVGFTLQNAPAFATLINVNPPQRTATLRLAPTETGTFNNLQIQASDGKGGLTNSAAFNVTVTEPSPNNRPPTANANAVASPLEAASAAGGQVALSGSGSDPDGDPITFAWFDGNTPIATSATATVILGIGTHSLRLAVSDNRGGTTSTPAQTVVVQDTTPPTLTNVPADVTTPAASASGANVTFLLPTATDLVDGNVAVTAEPTSGALFPVGTTTVNFTARDARGNVGRASFRITVTPSGGMGGGVTAFTISTVAGNGAYGFSGDGDLAVTAALRSTTALSFDKDGQLLIVDAQSRNVRRVFLAGATPGVIRTAAGNGANANSGDNGPAIYASFGATGGAAVAVNTQDAQGNIYVSDSVFHRVRKIGADGRIAHFAGSLNGVGGSVGDFGSATSARLNRPGALAVDAQNNVYIADMANQRIRRVDAATGLITTYAGNGGAGFGGDNGPANQATLNNPTGLAFDAQGNLYIADRGNQRIRRVDAVSKTITTAAGDGTQNFGGEDGPATNAQFNNPSDIGVDGNGNLYIVDQGNHRVRRVDGASRLIKTIAGNGVAGFDGDGGAAAQAKLNLPSSVTVAADGSVFIGDAGNLRVRKLTPAGPANRAPVITTTLGEQTLTRGQTLDVPLSATDEDGDPVTFTLLNAPGFASIVNANPAQRTATLRLTPTTAGMFDNVRVQAEDSKGGKTPSAAFTIKVNEASSCAANVPAERWKGEYFSNRLLQGTPVLVRDDGAGNLNFSFGLESPSAACNVPVDNFSIRWTRAVNFDAGVYRFAVTGDDGVRLYVDDVIRLDQWKDQSETSFTADVQLSAGLHTLRFEHYDAGGLAAARLSWAPVTVGNHAPVIETIPNQTVVRGQTIEVEIRATDADGDPVTFALENAPAFITLTKANSAQRTATLHIAPPAGDNTALYTLRINANDGRGGVSTSNPFTLTVADNLNNQPPVAVANRLPDTLIANESGQASVQLDGSASSDPEGDQLSFTWLDRGTAIASGAVAEVRLPLGEHLLALRVSDGRGGVSTTNAQKLTVLANNAASLSVTSVSPSMGKAGKTVTITLSGTGFVPGTQVQLSGGGITTATTYLNSTQLNVRVVISTAALTNLRNLIITNPSGETLVKANAFAVSP